In the genome of Neisseria animaloris, one region contains:
- the lolD gene encoding lipoprotein-releasing ABC transporter ATP-binding protein LolD: MNNIVLNCDNVCKSYNDGALNVQVLNGLSFQMSEGQSVSIIGASGSGKSTLLHILGGLDMPTSGSVNLMGHDLGKMNQKQLGDLRNQYLGFVYQFHHLLPEFSALENVMMPLLIGKKPKPEAEAQAAAMLEKVGLKQRMLHRPSELSGGERQRAAIARALVTHPKCLLADEPTGNLDRKNAQNVLDMMLDLKNELGTSLIVVTHDDELAARFDRVMTMTDGRLNDK, from the coding sequence ATGAATAATATTGTATTGAACTGTGATAACGTCTGTAAAAGTTACAATGACGGTGCATTGAACGTTCAAGTACTTAACGGTTTGAGTTTTCAGATGTCAGAAGGGCAAAGCGTTAGCATTATCGGTGCGTCGGGTAGCGGCAAATCGACTTTGCTGCATATTCTCGGCGGTTTGGATATGCCGACTTCGGGCAGCGTCAACTTGATGGGGCATGATTTGGGCAAGATGAACCAAAAGCAGCTCGGTGATTTGCGTAATCAGTATCTGGGTTTCGTTTATCAATTTCATCACCTGCTACCCGAATTTTCAGCATTGGAAAACGTGATGATGCCGTTGTTGATCGGCAAGAAGCCGAAACCGGAAGCCGAAGCGCAGGCGGCGGCGATGTTGGAAAAAGTGGGTTTGAAACAGCGTATGCTGCACCGCCCGAGCGAACTTTCCGGCGGTGAGCGCCAACGGGCGGCGATTGCCCGTGCGTTGGTAACTCACCCGAAATGTCTGCTGGCCGACGAACCGACGGGTAACCTCGACCGTAAAAACGCTCAAAATGTGCTCGACATGATGTTGGATTTGAAAAACGAGTTGGGCACGAGTTTGATTGTGGTAACGCATGACGACGAGCTGGCCGCCCGCTTCGACCGCGTGATGACCATGACCGACGGTCGTTTGAACGATAAATAG
- the ilvD gene encoding dihydroxy-acid dehydratase, producing the protein MPAYRSKTSTHGRNMAGARALWRATGVADEDFGKPIIAIANSFTQFVPGHVHLHNMGQLVAREIEKAGGLAKEFNTIAVDDGIAMGHSGMLYSLPSRDLIADSVEYMVNAHCADALVCISNCDKITPGMLMAAMRLNIPTVFVSGGPMEAGKVIGVANITDTRKLDLVDAMVDAANDEVSDAEVAAVERSACPTCGSCSGMFTANSMNCLTEALGLSLPGNGSLLATHAGRKELFLEAGRLIVEITKRYYEQDDESVLPRSIATKAAFENAMSLDVAMGGSTNTVLHLLAAAGEAQVDFKMADIDRISRQVPCLCKVAPATQKYHMEDVHRAGGVMGILAELDRAGCLETDVSTVHEKTLKDALAKWDITNPANEAAHERYKAAPGGVRTTEAFSQNRQWPSLDLDRENGCIRSKAHAYSQDGGLAVLFGNIAERGCVVKTAGVDDSILKFTGRARVFESQDSAVAGILDNQIVAGDIVIIRYEGPKGGPGMQEMLYPTSYLKSKGLGKACALLTDGRFSGGTSGLSIGHVSPEAAEGGAIGLVKEGDTIEIDIPNRSIRLAVSDEELANRREEMESRGAKAWKPENRDRHVSAALRAYAAMTTSADTGAVRDVSQVERK; encoded by the coding sequence ATGCCAGCTTACCGCTCCAAAACCTCCACCCACGGCCGCAATATGGCAGGCGCACGCGCTTTATGGCGTGCCACCGGCGTGGCCGACGAAGATTTCGGCAAACCGATTATCGCCATCGCCAACTCGTTCACCCAATTCGTGCCCGGCCATGTGCATCTGCACAATATGGGTCAGCTCGTGGCGCGCGAAATCGAAAAAGCGGGCGGTTTGGCCAAAGAATTCAACACCATCGCGGTGGACGACGGCATTGCCATGGGCCACAGCGGTATGCTCTACAGCCTGCCCAGCCGCGATTTGATTGCCGATTCGGTGGAATACATGGTGAACGCGCATTGCGCCGATGCGCTGGTGTGCATTTCCAACTGCGACAAAATCACCCCCGGCATGCTGATGGCCGCCATGCGCCTGAACATTCCCACCGTGTTTGTTTCAGGCGGCCCGATGGAAGCGGGCAAGGTCATCGGCGTGGCCAACATTACCGACACCCGCAAGCTGGACTTGGTGGACGCGATGGTCGATGCCGCCAACGATGAAGTGTCTGATGCAGAAGTGGCGGCGGTAGAACGCTCCGCCTGCCCGACCTGCGGCTCCTGCTCCGGCATGTTTACCGCCAACTCGATGAACTGCCTCACCGAAGCCTTGGGCTTGTCGCTGCCGGGCAACGGCTCGCTGCTGGCCACCCATGCAGGCCGTAAAGAACTGTTTTTGGAAGCAGGCCGTCTGATTGTGGAAATTACCAAACGCTATTATGAACAAGACGATGAGAGCGTATTGCCGCGCAGCATCGCCACCAAAGCCGCGTTTGAAAACGCCATGAGTTTGGACGTGGCGATGGGCGGTTCCACCAACACCGTGCTGCATCTGTTGGCCGCCGCCGGCGAAGCGCAAGTGGATTTCAAAATGGCCGACATCGACCGCATCAGCCGCCAAGTGCCGTGTTTGTGCAAAGTTGCCCCAGCCACGCAGAAATACCACATGGAAGACGTACACCGTGCCGGCGGCGTGATGGGCATTTTGGCCGAACTCGACCGTGCCGGCTGCCTGGAAACCGACGTTTCCACCGTTCACGAAAAAACCTTGAAAGACGCGCTGGCGAAATGGGACATCACCAACCCCGCCAACGAAGCCGCGCATGAACGCTACAAAGCCGCACCCGGCGGCGTGCGTACCACCGAAGCCTTTTCGCAAAACCGACAATGGCCGTCGCTCGACCTCGACCGCGAAAACGGCTGTATCCGCAGTAAAGCACACGCTTATTCGCAAGACGGCGGCTTGGCGGTGCTGTTCGGCAACATCGCCGAGCGCGGTTGCGTGGTAAAAACCGCCGGTGTGGACGACAGCATTCTCAAATTCACCGGCCGCGCGCGCGTGTTTGAAAGCCAAGATTCCGCGGTGGCGGGCATTTTGGATAACCAAATCGTTGCCGGCGATATTGTGATTATCCGCTACGAAGGCCCGAAAGGCGGCCCGGGCATGCAGGAAATGCTGTATCCCACCAGCTACCTGAAATCCAAAGGCTTGGGCAAAGCCTGCGCCTTGCTCACCGACGGCCGTTTTTCAGGCGGCACTTCCGGCTTGAGCATCGGCCACGTTTCGCCCGAAGCGGCGGAAGGCGGTGCCATCGGTTTGGTGAAAGAAGGCGACACCATCGAAATCGACATCCCCAACCGCAGCATCCGTTTGGCCGTTTCCGATGAAGAATTGGCAAACCGCCGCGAAGAGATGGAAAGCCGCGGTGCTAAGGCCTGGAAACCCGAAAACCGCGACCGCCACGTTTCCGCCGCTTTGCGTGCCTACGCCGCCATGACCACTTCTGCCGACACCGGCGCGGTGCGCGACGTTTCACAGGTAGAACGCAAGTAA
- a CDS encoding LysR family transcriptional regulator, whose translation MGNVDLNDIRLFVAVVQAGSFSKAAELLNTPKSRLSRRLSRLEADLGTALMDRSKRGVLLNEVGEQFYLRAQEMMQAAQTAVNSVQGKLDVPGGLLRMSVSTEIGRGFLMLHLAEYMRRYPDVMLEVEINNKKINMIQDGFDIAFRLGLPEGDNIVARKLTDIELGLFAAESYLQRAGRPQSPHELHGHALLNKYDGPEWRFYSKQHSVNIQSNNKLSSNDANLLGQMVSEGAGIALLPCFDNMLRQDWIRLLPEWEVEKMPLYLVYYKNRGSIPTIRSMVDFLLEKFGHK comes from the coding sequence ATGGGTAATGTAGATTTAAATGACATCCGCCTGTTTGTAGCAGTTGTACAGGCAGGCAGCTTCAGCAAAGCGGCAGAACTGCTCAACACCCCCAAATCACGACTGAGCCGCCGCCTCAGCCGCTTGGAGGCAGATTTGGGCACCGCTTTGATGGACAGAAGCAAGCGCGGCGTGTTGCTTAATGAAGTGGGCGAACAGTTTTATCTGCGCGCACAAGAAATGATGCAGGCCGCCCAAACCGCCGTAAACAGCGTGCAAGGCAAACTCGATGTTCCCGGCGGGCTGCTGCGGATGTCGGTTTCCACCGAAATCGGACGCGGTTTTCTGATGCTGCATCTGGCCGAATACATGCGCCGCTATCCCGACGTGATGCTGGAAGTGGAAATCAATAATAAGAAAATCAATATGATTCAAGACGGCTTCGACATCGCTTTCCGGCTCGGCCTGCCTGAAGGCGACAATATCGTCGCCCGCAAACTCACCGATATCGAGTTGGGGCTGTTTGCCGCAGAAAGCTATCTCCAACGCGCCGGCCGCCCCCAAAGCCCGCACGAATTGCACGGCCATGCGCTGCTGAACAAATACGACGGCCCCGAATGGCGGTTTTACTCCAAACAACACAGCGTCAACATACAAAGCAACAATAAACTGAGCAGCAACGATGCTAACCTGCTGGGCCAAATGGTTTCCGAAGGCGCAGGCATCGCGCTACTGCCCTGTTTCGACAACATGCTGCGGCAAGACTGGATCCGCCTGCTGCCCGAGTGGGAAGTAGAAAAAATGCCGCTTTACCTCGTGTATTACAAAAACCGCGGCTCGATACCGACCATCCGCAGCATGGTGGATTTTCTGCTGGAAAAATTCGGCCATAAATAA
- a CDS encoding hydrolase: MSQPANFNGATPKIDPANAAMLLIDHQSGLFNTVRDLNVRELRANAVTLAKVAALADMPVITTASVPQGPNGPLIPEIHEAAPHAQYVARKGQINSWDNPDFVAAVKATGKKQLIIAGTITSVCMAFPAIDAVAEGYQVFCVVDASGTYSKMAQEITLARVVQAGAVPMDTAAVCSEIQRTWNRSDAAEWAKAYEAIFPEYALLIESYEKAREVEANHEQLDSERI, encoded by the coding sequence ATGAGCCAACCAGCGAATTTCAACGGGGCAACCCCGAAAATCGACCCGGCTAATGCCGCCATGTTGTTAATAGACCACCAAAGCGGTTTGTTCAATACCGTGCGTGATTTGAACGTTCGCGAATTGCGCGCCAATGCGGTTACTTTAGCAAAAGTGGCTGCGCTGGCCGATATGCCGGTTATTACTACCGCTTCCGTACCTCAAGGCCCCAACGGCCCCTTAATTCCCGAAATCCACGAGGCCGCGCCCCATGCCCAATATGTTGCCCGAAAAGGCCAAATCAATTCTTGGGATAACCCCGATTTTGTGGCTGCTGTGAAAGCAACGGGTAAAAAACAATTGATTATCGCCGGAACCATTACCAGCGTGTGTATGGCCTTTCCGGCCATTGATGCCGTTGCCGAAGGTTATCAAGTGTTTTGCGTGGTAGATGCTTCCGGTACATACAGCAAAATGGCTCAGGAAATCACTCTGGCGCGTGTTGTTCAGGCCGGAGCGGTGCCGATGGATACTGCCGCAGTATGTTCGGAAATCCAACGTACTTGGAACCGTTCCGATGCTGCCGAATGGGCAAAAGCCTACGAAGCAATCTTCCCGGAATACGCTTTATTGATTGAGAGCTACGAGAAAGCACGCGAAGTAGAAGCCAATCACGAGCAATTGGATTCCGAGCGTATCTAA
- a CDS encoding glutathione S-transferase family protein → MKLYYAPGTCALACWIALEWAGADYEPVRADYASEEYKRINPLGAVPALDIGGKRALTQAPAILKYIVGLHPEAGIGANEGLVNEFEMNETLSFLASDLHPSFWPLFFPQRYITDESEEALEKVKEAAFVRIDRAMQHLDKLIAAGNGHVYQGKRSVADAYAFVMSRWTEYTPKSWKEYPNVAALMARMEQDPAVQKVMAEQGA, encoded by the coding sequence ATGAAACTCTATTATGCTCCCGGCACTTGTGCTTTGGCCTGTTGGATTGCCCTCGAATGGGCAGGTGCCGATTATGAGCCCGTCCGCGCCGATTATGCTTCCGAAGAATATAAGCGCATTAACCCTTTGGGTGCGGTGCCTGCTCTCGATATCGGCGGTAAACGTGCCTTGACCCAAGCTCCGGCTATTTTGAAATACATTGTCGGCCTGCATCCGGAAGCCGGTATCGGCGCCAACGAAGGTCTGGTCAACGAATTTGAGATGAACGAAACCCTTTCGTTTTTGGCCAGCGACCTGCATCCTTCTTTCTGGCCGCTGTTCTTCCCGCAACGCTACATCACGGATGAAAGCGAAGAAGCTCTTGAAAAAGTGAAAGAAGCGGCTTTTGTCCGTATCGACCGTGCCATGCAGCATTTGGACAAACTGATTGCCGCAGGCAACGGCCATGTTTACCAAGGCAAACGCAGCGTTGCCGATGCTTACGCTTTCGTTATGTCGCGCTGGACGGAATACACGCCTAAGTCGTGGAAGGAATATCCGAATGTAGCCGCGTTGATGGCGCGTATGGAGCAAGATCCTGCCGTGCAGAAAGTGATGGCGGAGCAAGGCGCTTAA
- a CDS encoding hemerythrin domain-containing protein, which produces MTDFTLWQQAPFDAVTGHILSRYHDTHRRQFAELIPLAEKVATVHEGTFPAEVLPLLQHMQAELFSHMMKEEQVLFPMINQGAGRGTAMPIRMMMHEHDQHEAAISRLLELTGNLQAPEDACRSWQRLYALIRELVDDLNDHIVLENEILFPRVLA; this is translated from the coding sequence ATGACCGATTTTACCCTTTGGCAGCAAGCACCGTTCGATGCCGTTACCGGCCATATTTTGAGCCGCTACCACGATACCCACCGCCGCCAGTTTGCCGAGCTGATTCCGCTGGCGGAAAAAGTTGCTACCGTGCATGAAGGCACGTTTCCCGCCGAAGTGCTGCCGCTGCTGCAACACATGCAGGCGGAGCTGTTCAGCCATATGATGAAAGAAGAGCAAGTGCTGTTTCCGATGATCAACCAAGGTGCCGGACGCGGTACAGCCATGCCCATCCGCATGATGATGCACGAACACGACCAACACGAAGCCGCCATTTCCCGCCTGCTCGAACTGACCGGCAACCTGCAAGCCCCCGAAGATGCTTGTAGAAGCTGGCAGCGGCTGTATGCGCTGATACGGGAATTGGTAGACGATTTAAACGACCATATCGTTTTGGAAAACGAAATCCTCTTCCCGCGCGTGCTGGCATAA
- a CDS encoding MOSC domain-containing protein yields MKLTAITRYPVKSMGGNPLAEATVFAAGLPHDREWLVATLQGRFFTARNFPQMLLWRTEASPEQLVLTAPDGSRRTVGVDEMADTADVTVWKDNFPACCGSAETDAWLSEKLGIEARLFWLGNPGRRILAYSQTPLSFADGAPFLLTNTASLDDLNRMLDTPVEMERFRANFVVAGTEAYAEEKWHRIRIGEVEFENFKPCTRCVMTTVDLQTARKDPFQEPLSTLAVARNAVFGVNLVALNEGTVRLGDEIEVLSYK; encoded by the coding sequence ATGAAACTTACCGCCATTACCCGCTATCCCGTTAAATCTATGGGCGGCAATCCGCTTGCCGAAGCTACCGTTTTTGCTGCGGGGCTGCCGCATGACCGAGAATGGCTGGTGGCGACACTGCAGGGCAGGTTTTTTACGGCGCGTAATTTTCCGCAGATGCTGTTGTGGCGAACCGAAGCCTCGCCGGAACAACTCGTGCTTACCGCGCCCGACGGCAGCCGCAGAACGGTGGGCGTTGACGAGATGGCCGACACCGCCGACGTAACGGTTTGGAAAGACAACTTTCCCGCTTGCTGCGGCAGCGCCGAAACCGATGCGTGGTTGTCTGAAAAGCTCGGCATCGAAGCCCGCCTTTTCTGGTTGGGCAATCCCGGCCGGCGCATACTGGCTTATTCGCAAACGCCGCTTTCTTTTGCCGACGGTGCGCCGTTTCTGCTTACCAACACCGCCTCGCTCGACGATTTGAATCGGATGCTCGACACGCCAGTGGAAATGGAGCGTTTCCGTGCCAATTTTGTCGTAGCAGGTACGGAAGCCTATGCAGAGGAAAAATGGCACCGCATCCGCATCGGCGAAGTGGAGTTTGAAAACTTCAAACCCTGTACGCGCTGTGTCATGACGACGGTTGATCTTCAAACGGCCAGAAAAGACCCGTTCCAAGAACCGCTCAGCACGCTTGCCGTTGCCCGTAATGCCGTATTCGGCGTGAATCTGGTGGCACTTAACGAAGGCACGGTAAGGTTGGGCGACGAGATCGAAGTGCTGTCGTATAAATAG
- the bioC gene encoding malonyl-ACP O-methyltransferase BioC, producing the protein MPSENPSKHHIARAFSQAAESYDASAAIQQQAGLRLLQLLESRFSDGLNRKTVADIGAGSGWVSEQIRSRGANVLALDLAEGMLRHITRHRRADCCLLADAESLPLAGGSMDACFSSLALQWCNLERAAAEMRRVIRIGGYAAVATVSAGSLQQLEQAWQAADESAHVNRFLTESDIQTAFCRFQNIRIHTESYTQYFPTLKALLHSLKNIGANHVIQRENKGLTGKNRWQRFQTAYENMRAPNGMLPLNYRITYIVAW; encoded by the coding sequence ATGCCGTCTGAAAACCCGTCCAAACACCACATTGCCCGCGCCTTCAGCCAAGCGGCCGAAAGCTACGACGCATCGGCAGCCATCCAGCAACAGGCCGGGCTGCGTTTGCTGCAACTTCTGGAAAGCCGTTTTTCAGACGGCCTCAACCGCAAAACCGTTGCCGACATCGGCGCGGGCAGCGGCTGGGTCAGCGAACAAATACGCAGTCGCGGTGCAAACGTGCTTGCCCTCGATTTGGCCGAAGGCATGTTGCGCCACATCACCCGCCACCGCCGCGCCGACTGCTGCCTGCTCGCCGATGCCGAATCGCTGCCGTTGGCGGGCGGCAGCATGGATGCCTGTTTCAGCAGCCTCGCCCTGCAATGGTGCAACCTCGAACGCGCCGCCGCCGAAATGCGGCGCGTGATCCGTATCGGCGGTTATGCGGCCGTGGCTACCGTTAGCGCAGGCAGCCTGCAACAGCTCGAACAGGCATGGCAGGCCGCCGACGAAAGCGCGCACGTCAACCGCTTTCTCACCGAAAGCGACATTCAGACGGCCTTTTGCCGTTTTCAAAACATTCGCATACACACCGAAAGCTACACCCAATATTTCCCCACCCTCAAAGCCCTGCTGCACAGCCTGAAAAACATCGGTGCCAACCATGTGATACAGCGCGAAAACAAAGGCTTAACCGGTAAAAACCGCTGGCAGCGTTTTCAGACGGCCTATGAAAACATGCGCGCGCCAAACGGTATGTTGCCGCTGAATTACCGCATCACTTATATTGTGGCTTGGTAA
- the bioF gene encoding 8-amino-7-oxononanoate synthase: MMNWNDHLQAALDRQTAKQAYRRRTARRADTAPPYLESGGKRYLNFAGNDYLGLSRDPAVIAAWQQALAQYGTGSGGSPLVSGHTDAHETLENRLADWLGYERAILFPSGYAANQAVLLGLLGKDDVLLADKLCHASMQEAAALGPAQFKRFAHRQYDVLEKQLIEHAGKRILVASEGVFSMDGDTADLGRLKSLCGRYGAWLLLDDAHGIGVLGGEGRGSAAVAGVQPNILIVTFGKAVGLMGAAVLCSRTVAEYLTQFARHLIYSTAFPPAQAAALSVALERVRAADGLREKLCGNIRLFQTALSECGLRERLMPSETAIQPFLCGSNEAALSASTTLRRHGLYVPAIRPPTVPVGQARLRITLTAAHDATHIETLIKGLQDAV, translated from the coding sequence ATGATGAACTGGAACGACCACCTGCAAGCCGCGCTCGACCGCCAAACGGCCAAACAAGCCTACCGCCGCCGCACCGCCCGCCGTGCCGATACCGCACCGCCGTATCTCGAAAGCGGCGGCAAACGCTATTTAAACTTTGCCGGCAACGATTATCTCGGTTTGAGCCGCGACCCTGCCGTTATCGCCGCCTGGCAGCAGGCTTTGGCGCAATACGGCACCGGCAGCGGCGGCTCGCCTTTGGTTAGCGGCCACACCGATGCGCACGAAACGTTGGAAAACCGTTTGGCCGATTGGCTCGGCTACGAACGCGCCATCCTGTTCCCCAGCGGTTACGCCGCCAACCAAGCCGTGTTGCTCGGTTTATTGGGCAAAGACGACGTGCTGCTGGCCGACAAACTCTGCCACGCTTCCATGCAGGAAGCCGCCGCTCTCGGCCCCGCGCAGTTTAAGCGGTTCGCCCATCGGCAATACGACGTTTTGGAAAAGCAATTGATTGAACATGCAGGCAAAAGAATCTTGGTGGCCAGCGAAGGCGTGTTCAGCATGGACGGCGACACCGCCGACTTAGGCCGTCTGAAAAGCCTGTGCGGACGATACGGCGCATGGCTGCTGCTCGACGACGCGCACGGTATCGGCGTGCTGGGCGGCGAAGGGCGCGGCAGTGCGGCAGTCGCAGGCGTGCAGCCAAACATACTTATCGTTACCTTCGGCAAAGCGGTCGGGCTGATGGGCGCGGCGGTATTGTGCAGCCGCACCGTAGCCGAATACCTCACCCAATTCGCCCGCCACCTTATTTACAGCACCGCCTTTCCGCCCGCCCAAGCCGCCGCGCTGTCTGTTGCTTTGGAGCGCGTTCGTGCCGCCGACGGTTTGCGCGAAAAACTGTGCGGCAATATCCGCCTGTTTCAGACGGCCTTATCCGAATGCGGATTGCGGGAACGCCTGATGCCGTCTGAAACCGCCATCCAGCCCTTTTTATGCGGCAGCAACGAAGCGGCCTTATCCGCATCTACTACCCTGCGCAGGCACGGCCTGTATGTGCCCGCCATCCGCCCGCCCACCGTACCCGTCGGGCAGGCACGGCTGCGGATTACCCTCACCGCCGCCCACGACGCAACGCATATCGAAACATTAATCAAAGGCTTGCAAGATGCCGTCTGA
- a CDS encoding MATE family efflux transporter — protein MLFDLNRYSFPVFHKEGKKLVLLALPMLFAQVAQVGVGFVDTVMAGGAGKDDLAAVALGSSAFVMVYITFLGVMTALNPMIAQLYGAGKYDEVGETGRQSIWFGLMLGVIGMLLMWLAVFPFQKLLDLSENVESMMAQYMLFTGLAMPAAMIHRALHAYASSLNRPRVIMIVSFLAFFLNVPLNYAFVYGKFGMPELGGAGCGVATTLVFWFNAAALWLYVVKQKYFRQFKLTERFSKPDMKVFKQIWKLGAPIGLSFFLEVSLFSCIVFLVARQGQDYVAAQQVVMSLTSVIYMIPQSVGSAGTVRVGYTIGRGEYKRARYISGVSLILGLVLAVATALLLVFFRYPLAGMYTDDAAVLAIAATVLLFAAFFQLGDATQCIASYALRGYKLTKIPMLIHAVAFWGFGLVPGYFLAYSVGMGIYGFWTALVVSLSVAAVLLVWCLEICSRSVAAQKRML, from the coding sequence ATGCTTTTCGACCTAAACCGTTATTCCTTCCCCGTTTTCCACAAGGAAGGCAAAAAACTCGTGCTGCTTGCCCTGCCGATGCTGTTTGCCCAAGTGGCGCAAGTGGGTGTGGGTTTTGTGGATACGGTGATGGCAGGCGGCGCGGGTAAAGACGATTTGGCCGCCGTCGCCCTCGGCAGCAGCGCGTTTGTGATGGTATATATCACTTTCCTCGGTGTGATGACGGCGCTGAACCCGATGATCGCCCAGCTTTACGGTGCGGGCAAGTACGACGAAGTGGGCGAAACGGGGCGGCAAAGCATCTGGTTCGGCCTGATGTTGGGCGTGATAGGTATGTTGTTGATGTGGCTGGCGGTTTTTCCTTTTCAGAAGTTGCTGGATTTGAGTGAAAACGTCGAAAGCATGATGGCGCAATATATGCTGTTTACCGGCTTGGCCATGCCTGCGGCGATGATACACCGCGCCCTGCATGCCTATGCTTCGAGCCTGAACCGCCCGCGTGTGATCATGATTGTAAGCTTTCTGGCGTTTTTCCTGAACGTGCCGCTCAATTATGCGTTTGTGTACGGCAAATTCGGTATGCCCGAGTTGGGCGGTGCGGGTTGCGGCGTGGCCACCACGTTGGTGTTTTGGTTCAATGCCGCCGCGCTGTGGCTGTATGTGGTGAAGCAGAAATATTTCAGGCAATTCAAGCTGACCGAGCGGTTCAGCAAACCCGATATGAAGGTGTTCAAACAAATCTGGAAACTGGGTGCGCCGATCGGTTTGTCGTTCTTTTTGGAAGTGAGCCTGTTTTCGTGCATTGTATTTTTGGTGGCGCGGCAAGGTCAGGATTATGTGGCGGCGCAACAAGTGGTTATGAGCTTGACCAGCGTGATTTATATGATTCCGCAAAGTGTCGGTTCGGCGGGCACGGTGCGGGTGGGCTACACCATCGGGCGCGGCGAATATAAGCGTGCGCGTTATATTTCGGGCGTATCGCTGATTCTCGGTTTGGTGTTGGCGGTGGCAACGGCGTTATTGTTGGTGTTTTTCCGCTACCCGTTGGCAGGCATGTACACCGACGATGCAGCCGTGCTGGCAATCGCGGCGACAGTGCTGCTGTTTGCGGCGTTTTTCCAGTTGGGCGATGCCACCCAATGTATCGCTTCTTATGCCCTGCGCGGTTACAAATTAACCAAAATCCCGATGCTGATTCATGCCGTGGCCTTTTGGGGCTTCGGCTTGGTGCCCGGATATTTTTTGGCTTATTCGGTCGGCATGGGCATTTACGGTTTTTGGACGGCGTTGGTGGTTTCACTTAGCGTGGCCGCCGTTTTGCTGGTTTGGTGTTTGGAAATATGCAGCCGTTCGGTGGCTGCGCAAAAAAGGATGTTGTGA
- the murB gene encoding UDP-N-acetylmuramate dehydrogenase: MMQLLHDVDLTPFNTFGLKAAARDFAVLENESDLPDLVKLPAFDRHTVLWLGGGSNILLMQDYDGLVVHMQNKGIRELFRSDGLVYIEAQAGEVWHDFVLKTLDMGLCGLENLSLIPGTVGASPVQNIGAYGVEVKDIIHSVRCFDLNTLSFVELSNADCCFSYRESLFKQQGKGRYVIVSVVFALKEHFTANARYGDLAAVLAEECAGREATAKDVCQAVCRIRASKLPDPKVLGNVGSFFKNPIVDHETAHRLLALYPNMPHYPQADGTVKLAAGWLIDQCRLKGYGIGGAAVHDKQALVLVNKHHASAQDVHRLAQHICRTVLQTFGVVLHAEPNWLPASFSL; this comes from the coding sequence GTGATGCAGCTATTGCACGATGTGGATTTAACGCCGTTCAACACATTCGGATTGAAAGCCGCGGCGCGTGATTTTGCGGTGCTGGAAAACGAAAGCGATCTGCCCGACTTGGTGAAACTGCCCGCATTCGACCGCCATACTGTGTTGTGGCTCGGCGGCGGCAGCAATATCCTGCTGATGCAGGACTACGACGGCTTGGTCGTCCACATGCAAAATAAAGGCATACGCGAACTTTTCCGTTCAGACGGCCTCGTTTATATAGAAGCACAGGCCGGAGAAGTGTGGCATGACTTTGTGTTGAAAACGCTGGACATGGGCTTGTGCGGCTTGGAAAACCTCAGCCTGATTCCCGGCACGGTAGGCGCATCGCCGGTGCAGAACATCGGCGCTTACGGCGTGGAAGTGAAAGACATCATCCACAGCGTGCGCTGCTTTGATTTAAACACCCTAAGCTTTGTCGAATTAAGCAATGCCGACTGCTGCTTTTCCTACCGCGAAAGCCTGTTCAAACAGCAGGGCAAAGGCCGTTATGTGATTGTTTCGGTTGTATTTGCCTTAAAAGAACACTTCACCGCCAACGCCCGCTACGGCGACTTGGCCGCCGTGCTGGCCGAAGAATGCGCCGGCCGCGAAGCCACCGCAAAAGACGTCTGCCAAGCCGTATGCCGCATCCGCGCAAGCAAACTGCCCGACCCCAAAGTGCTGGGCAATGTCGGCAGTTTTTTCAAAAACCCGATTGTCGATCACGAAACCGCACACCGGCTGCTGGCACTATATCCAAACATGCCGCATTATCCGCAAGCCGACGGCACGGTTAAGCTGGCTGCCGGTTGGCTGATCGACCAATGCCGTCTGAAAGGCTACGGCATAGGCGGCGCAGCGGTGCACGATAAACAGGCTTTGGTATTGGTCAACAAACACCATGCGTCCGCCCAAGATGTGCATCGGTTGGCACAGCATATTTGCCGAACCGTTCTACAAACCTTCGGTGTGGTACTGCATGCCGAACCCAACTGGCTGCCGGCATCTTTTTCGCTGTGA